One genomic region from Pseudobacteriovorax antillogorgiicola encodes:
- the eno gene encoding phosphopyruvate hydratase, whose product MSVITYVNAREILDSRGNPTVEVEVMTESGYFGRAAVPSGASTGEHEACELRDGDSERYLGKGVLKAVGNVKDKIAPKLLGMDIVNQTEIDQLLIELDGTDNKSSLGANAILGVSLACARAAAESVGLPLYRYLGGSHVSKLPVPMMNIINGGAHADNNVDFQEFMIVPFGAPTFRESLRYGAEVFHNLKKVLKEKGLNTAVGDEGGFAPNLESNKAALDIISEAVTRAGYKLGEDIAIALDVAASEFYKDGKYVLAGESKSLDRDEMVKFLAELTKEYPIISIEDGLDENDWEGFKMLTDEVGDHVQIVGDDLFVTNVNRLSQGIEQNAANAVLIKLNQIGTVTETMDTIAMATRHGYNSVISHRSGETEDTFIADLAVATGCGQIKTGSASRTDRICKYNQLLRIEEELGSSAVFG is encoded by the coding sequence ATGAGCGTCATCACATATGTCAATGCTCGGGAAATCCTAGACTCAAGAGGAAACCCTACCGTAGAAGTCGAAGTTATGACCGAATCAGGTTATTTTGGCCGTGCAGCGGTGCCATCTGGCGCTTCCACCGGTGAGCACGAAGCTTGCGAGTTAAGGGATGGCGATAGCGAGCGATATCTCGGCAAAGGCGTCTTGAAGGCTGTTGGCAATGTTAAAGACAAAATAGCGCCAAAATTACTTGGCATGGATATTGTCAACCAAACGGAAATCGATCAATTGCTCATCGAACTGGACGGGACAGATAACAAATCAAGCCTCGGTGCCAACGCAATTCTTGGAGTATCTCTTGCCTGTGCTCGCGCTGCGGCCGAGTCAGTCGGCCTACCGCTCTACCGATACCTTGGCGGTAGCCACGTAAGTAAGCTTCCGGTACCGATGATGAACATCATCAATGGTGGTGCTCACGCCGACAACAACGTTGATTTTCAAGAGTTCATGATCGTCCCATTCGGAGCACCAACCTTTCGCGAGAGTCTCCGGTATGGTGCGGAAGTTTTTCACAATTTGAAAAAAGTTCTCAAGGAAAAAGGTCTCAACACTGCTGTTGGCGATGAGGGTGGTTTTGCACCAAACCTTGAGTCTAACAAAGCAGCTCTGGATATCATATCTGAAGCCGTAACCCGTGCTGGTTACAAGCTTGGTGAAGACATCGCCATTGCACTAGACGTGGCAGCATCCGAATTCTACAAGGATGGCAAATACGTTCTTGCAGGTGAAAGCAAGTCTTTGGATCGCGATGAAATGGTGAAGTTTCTAGCGGAACTGACCAAAGAGTATCCCATCATTTCAATTGAAGACGGCCTTGATGAAAATGATTGGGAAGGCTTCAAAATGCTTACGGATGAGGTTGGCGATCACGTTCAGATCGTTGGTGACGACCTTTTCGTAACCAACGTTAATCGTCTATCTCAGGGCATCGAGCAGAACGCAGCCAATGCAGTGTTGATTAAGCTCAACCAAATTGGAACAGTGACTGAAACCATGGATACTATCGCGATGGCTACCCGTCATGGTTACAACAGTGTGATCTCTCACCGTTCTGGTGAAACTGAAGACACGTTTATTGCTGACCTTGCAGTGGCGACTGGCTGCGGTCAAATTAAGACTGGTTCAGCGTCCCGAACAGACCGCATCTGTAAGTACAATCAACTTCTACGCATCGAAGAAGAGCTTGGCTCATCAGCTGTTTTTGGCTAA
- a CDS encoding enoyl-CoA hydratase/isomerase family protein, whose product MDVRTEYENLEVSIEEGVTYATINRPKVLNALNEAVIRDLLELIDQTVFPSASRVLVLSGSGDKAFVAGADISAMGKMSSDEILQFTRMGQELTKALEAAPFVTVASVQGFALGGGCELAMACDITIASENALFGQPEVDLGLIPGFGGTQRLARRVGLPMALDILVGGRKLKGQEAFQVGLVSRVVPQEELEDAVDSTIEAILKASPTAIQETKRLTRESLEMPLAQGLASEATTFAQCFQGHEAKEGISAFLEKRKASFSL is encoded by the coding sequence ATGGACGTTAGAACAGAATACGAAAACCTTGAAGTCAGTATCGAAGAGGGTGTTACCTACGCGACCATCAATCGCCCCAAAGTCTTAAACGCATTAAATGAAGCTGTGATCCGTGACCTATTAGAGCTGATCGATCAAACTGTCTTCCCTTCAGCATCCCGTGTTCTAGTACTATCTGGCAGTGGGGATAAAGCCTTCGTGGCTGGAGCTGATATATCTGCCATGGGTAAGATGTCGAGCGATGAAATCTTGCAATTCACTCGTATGGGTCAGGAGTTGACCAAAGCTCTGGAAGCAGCTCCATTTGTGACTGTCGCCAGCGTTCAAGGCTTTGCCCTTGGGGGTGGCTGCGAACTGGCTATGGCATGCGACATCACCATTGCCTCGGAAAACGCTCTGTTTGGTCAGCCAGAAGTCGACCTCGGCTTGATTCCTGGATTCGGTGGAACCCAGCGCTTGGCTCGGCGAGTCGGTCTGCCTATGGCTCTTGACATCTTAGTAGGTGGTCGTAAGCTAAAGGGTCAAGAAGCATTTCAAGTAGGGCTCGTGTCACGAGTGGTTCCCCAAGAAGAACTAGAAGACGCTGTTGATTCGACCATCGAGGCGATATTGAAGGCGTCCCCAACTGCGATACAGGAAACCAAACGCTTGACCCGCGAGTCTTTGGAGATGCCTCTCGCTCAAGGGCTTGCCTCGGAAGCCACGACCTTCGCCCAATGCTTCCAAGGGCATGAAGCGAAAGAAGGCATTTCAGCCTTTCTAGAAAAGAGAAAGGCTTCGTTTTCTTTGTAG
- a CDS encoding leucyl aminopeptidase family protein, protein MENLIGSLDQCLPPAYDWLSKLVVEAADGLAKDAWNVIPVAKEKDKLSLLAKDASSIESKVQEQIKALAWQVSDKPQRVVIDGIPLLLVAKPKIKTNPLQVSRQLGFDVAASLVKAENKNIVVGAMDGDLTVEDIFEGICLGFDDRAAFKSKRNSLFPTSMKVVKASLTAAKDRVEVARSLVFAKWLQDAPANFLNSEQFADIAVKHFGDKAKVTVLGRKEMAEKGMGSFLSVAKGSIKDPKLVTIEIAGKDSSKSVALVGKGVTFDTGGINLKPSPGLEDMKYDMSGAAAVYGAAHYLCEVQPPVNVVCAIGAVENMPSGDATRPGDIVKSLSGKTIEILNTDAEGRLVLADVLTHVIDSHKPNLVIDIATLTGAVLFGLGHAGAAYMTPEDKTSDLLNHVGKTFGEALWRLPLWPELEGEVQSELADIKNLPKPNVKAGTIMGGWFLHEFVKDANCQWAHVDIAGTAWNCSATGYHKAGGSAYGVRTLVGACMSFEA, encoded by the coding sequence ATGGAGAATTTGATTGGGTCGCTCGATCAGTGTTTGCCACCGGCATATGATTGGTTGAGCAAGTTGGTGGTCGAGGCGGCCGATGGGCTGGCGAAAGACGCTTGGAACGTGATTCCTGTTGCCAAGGAAAAGGATAAACTTTCATTGCTAGCGAAAGATGCCAGCAGTATCGAAAGCAAAGTTCAGGAGCAGATCAAAGCCTTAGCTTGGCAAGTAAGCGACAAGCCACAGCGTGTTGTGATTGATGGCATCCCCTTGCTGCTTGTCGCCAAACCCAAGATCAAAACAAATCCATTGCAAGTGTCTCGTCAACTCGGTTTTGATGTTGCCGCAAGTTTGGTAAAAGCCGAGAACAAGAATATTGTTGTCGGTGCGATGGATGGGGATCTCACTGTCGAAGATATTTTCGAAGGAATCTGTCTTGGCTTCGATGATCGTGCTGCATTTAAAAGCAAGCGAAACAGCTTATTTCCAACCAGTATGAAGGTGGTTAAAGCATCGCTCACTGCCGCTAAAGATCGGGTTGAAGTTGCTAGATCTCTTGTTTTCGCTAAGTGGCTTCAGGATGCGCCGGCCAATTTTCTGAACTCCGAACAGTTCGCTGACATTGCAGTGAAACACTTTGGTGATAAAGCGAAAGTCACAGTTCTAGGCCGCAAAGAGATGGCTGAAAAAGGAATGGGTTCTTTCTTATCCGTAGCGAAAGGTTCCATCAAAGATCCCAAGCTAGTGACCATTGAAATTGCGGGTAAGGATTCATCAAAGAGTGTTGCATTAGTTGGTAAAGGGGTTACTTTCGATACCGGCGGAATCAACTTGAAACCCTCCCCTGGCCTAGAAGATATGAAGTACGATATGTCGGGTGCGGCCGCAGTTTATGGTGCTGCTCACTACCTTTGTGAAGTTCAGCCCCCCGTGAATGTCGTGTGTGCAATTGGTGCGGTGGAAAATATGCCTTCCGGTGACGCCACAAGACCTGGTGATATTGTCAAGTCTCTGAGCGGTAAGACGATTGAAATTCTTAATACCGATGCCGAAGGTCGCTTGGTTCTGGCTGATGTCTTGACCCATGTGATCGATTCCCATAAGCCAAATCTTGTAATCGATATCGCAACACTTACCGGTGCAGTGCTTTTCGGCCTTGGTCACGCGGGTGCAGCCTACATGACTCCAGAAGACAAGACATCGGACCTGTTGAATCACGTGGGTAAAACTTTTGGTGAAGCACTGTGGCGTTTGCCTCTTTGGCCAGAGCTTGAGGGCGAAGTTCAGTCAGAGCTTGCAGATATTAAGAATCTGCCTAAACCCAATGTCAAGGCAGGTACAATCATGGGTGGTTGGTTCCTTCATGAATTCGTCAAAGATGCTAACTGTCAGTGGGCCCATGTTGACATCGCTGGGACCGCGTGGAACTGTAGCGCAACGGGGTATCACAAGGCCGGTGGCAGTGCCTATGGCGTGAGAACCCTGGTCGGAGCCTGCATGAGCTTCGAAGCCTAA
- a CDS encoding A/G-specific adenine glycosylase has translation MIDHIENIADLPLHFTEPQFRDPLLSWYQKNKRPLPWRLVWMQTQDPYVVWVSEIMLQQTVIKAVIPAYDRFLKAFPSYKHLADASEDQVRLASRGLGYYRRFRMLHQAAQHLNDHPEDVWPTNFKAWKALPGVGDYTAAAIASICFNDAVPVVDGNVERVFCRLFDIRLIPNLPRLKRKFFELGQSLISVSHPGDYNQAVMELGQTICTKQNPNCSQCPVAKVCLAKNNSSQTLAPQSKQKIVYESVGLRLYIPSKSQKIGLIQRPENSKFLKGTWGFPTAIEDQSKVAWDGKLPFTLPRAPCESLGTIRHSITKHKIQAQIFPWAQKNTANYRWFEPEDVEENLVSNLDRKAWKAYLRHL, from the coding sequence ATGATCGATCACATTGAAAACATCGCGGACCTTCCTCTTCACTTTACTGAACCGCAATTCCGCGATCCTCTATTATCCTGGTATCAAAAAAACAAGAGGCCTTTACCTTGGCGTCTTGTATGGATGCAAACCCAAGACCCCTATGTGGTATGGGTTAGCGAGATCATGCTACAGCAAACTGTGATCAAAGCAGTCATCCCAGCATACGATCGCTTTCTGAAGGCATTTCCTAGCTATAAGCATCTCGCGGATGCCAGCGAAGACCAAGTTCGCTTGGCATCGCGAGGCTTAGGCTATTACAGACGATTCCGTATGCTACATCAGGCCGCCCAACATTTGAATGATCACCCTGAAGATGTTTGGCCAACGAACTTTAAGGCCTGGAAAGCGTTGCCCGGAGTTGGCGACTATACCGCAGCTGCTATAGCAAGCATCTGCTTCAACGATGCTGTACCTGTGGTTGATGGCAACGTTGAGCGAGTTTTCTGTCGTCTGTTTGACATTCGGCTGATACCAAATTTACCACGTCTAAAACGGAAATTCTTTGAACTGGGACAAAGCTTGATCTCTGTATCTCACCCAGGCGATTATAATCAAGCTGTAATGGAACTGGGTCAAACAATTTGCACCAAGCAAAACCCGAATTGTAGCCAGTGCCCTGTCGCCAAAGTGTGCCTCGCGAAAAACAACAGCAGTCAAACTCTAGCCCCCCAAAGCAAGCAGAAGATCGTCTATGAATCAGTGGGATTAAGACTCTATATTCCGAGCAAGAGCCAAAAAATCGGTTTGATTCAGCGACCGGAGAATTCAAAGTTTCTAAAAGGAACTTGGGGCTTTCCTACGGCAATTGAAGATCAGTCTAAGGTCGCTTGGGACGGCAAGTTACCCTTCACCCTACCTCGTGCTCCGTGCGAATCCTTAGGAACCATTCGCCACTCCATCACCAAGCACAAGATCCAAGCTCAGATCTTTCCCTGGGCTCAAAAAAATACTGCAAACTATCGATGGTTTGAACCTGAAGACGTTGAAGAAAACCTGGTGAGTAATCTTGATCGCAAGGCTTGGAAAGCCTATTTAAGACATCTCTGA